From the Rhinopithecus roxellana isolate Shanxi Qingling chromosome 5, ASM756505v1, whole genome shotgun sequence genome, the window TTGCACTCCAGGACGGATCTCTGACATTAGCTGGGGCAGACGTGTCCCAAGCACAGACTCGCTAACTAGAGCCTGGCTTCTCCGGGGAGGTGGCAGAAAGCGGCAATCCCCCCTCCCCCGGCAGCCTGGAGCAGGGAGGAGGGTGCAGCGGGCGGGTGTGTAAGGCAGTTTCATTGATAAAAAGCGAGTTCATTCTGGAGACTCCGGAGCGGCGCCTGCGTCAGCGCAGACGTCAGggatatttataacaaacccCCTTTCAAGCGAGTGATGCTGAAGGGATAACGGGAACGCAGCGGCAGGATGGAAGAGACAGGCACTGCGCTGCGGAATGCCTGGGAGGAAAAGGGGGAGACCTTTCATTCAGGATGAGGGACATTTAAGATGAAACGTCCGTGGCAGGATCATTTCTCTTCGCTGCTGCATGCGGCACCGGGAACTCGCCCCACCTGTGTCCGGAATCTGCTCGCTCACGTCGGCTTTCCCCTTCTGTTTTGTTCTAGGACTTCTGCACGGACCTGGCCGTCTCCAGTGCCAACTTCATTCCCACGGTCACTGCCATCTCGACCAGTCCGGACCTGCAGTGGCTTGTGCAGCCCGCCCTCGTCTCCTCTGTGGCCCCATCGCAGACCAGAGCCCCTCACCCCTTCGGAGTCCCCACTCCCTCCGCTGGGGCTTACTCCAGGGCTGGCATTGTGAAGACCATGACAGGAAGCCGAGCACAGAGCACTGGAAGGAGGGGCAAGGTGGAACAGGTGAGGAACTCTAGCGTACCCTTCCTGGGAAGGTGGGGGCTGGGTGGGAAGGGGCCCTGGAGATGGAGGAGCACAGTAGAGAGGATTAAGCCCCTGACGGGGCTGGCTGCACATCCCTAACTGGGAACCCTGGCTCCAAGCCCATTCCATCCCAACTCAGACTCTGAGTCTCACCCTAAGAAGTACTCTCATAGTTTCTTCCCTAAGTTTCCTACCGCATGCTTTTAGACTGGgctcttctttgttcttttgctgaGGATCTTATTTTAAATGCAAGTCACACCTAGTCTGCAACTGCAGGTTAGAAATGGTTTCACAGTGGGGTGCCAGGAAGTAGGGAAGCTGCAGGAGCCAGTTCTACTGGGGTGGGTGAATGGAGGTGATGGCAGACACTTTTACTGAATGTcggtctttttttgtgtgtgattattctagttatctccagaagaagaagagaaaaggagaatccGAAGGGAAAGAATAAGATGGCTGCAGCCAAATGCCGCAACCGGAGGAGGGAGCTGACTGATACACTCCAAGCGGTAGGTCGACTCTGTGGGTTGctcctttttaaaacttaaggGGAAAGTTGGAGATTGAGCATAAGGGCCCTTGAGTAAAACTGTTTCTTATGCTTTCCTTTATCCCTCTGTATACAGGAGACAGACCAACTAGAAGATGAGAAGTCTGCTTTGCAGACCGAGATTGCCAACCTgctgaaggagaaggaaaaactaGAATTCATCCTGGCAGCTCACCGACCTGCCTGCAAGATCCCTGATGACCTGGGCTTCCCAGAAGAGATGTCTGTGGCTTCCCTTGATCTGACTGGGGGCCTGCCAGAGGCTGCCACCCCGGAGTCTGAGGAGGCCTTCACCCTGCCTCTCCTCAATGACCCGGAGCCCAAGCCCTCAGTGGAGCCTGTCAAGAGCATCAGCAGCATGGAGCTGAAGGCCGAGCCCTTTGATGACTTCCTGTTCCCAGCATCATCCAGGCCCAGCGGCTCTGAGACAGCCCGCTCCGTGCCAGACATGGACCTATCTGGGTCCTTCTATGCAGCAGACTGGGAGCCCCTGCACAGTGGCTCCCTGGGGATGGGGCCCATGGCCACAGAGCTGGAGCCCCTGTGCACTCCGGTGgtcacctgtactcccagctgcacTGCTTACACGTCTTCCTTCGTCTTCACCTATCCTGAGGCTGACTCCTTCCCCAGCTGCGCAGCTGCCCACCGCAAGGGCAGCAGCAGCAATGAGCCCTCCTCTGACTCGCTCAGCTCACCCACGCTGCTGGCCCTGTGAGCGGGCAGGGAAGGGAGGCAGCCGGCACCCACAAGTGCCACTGCCTGAGCTGGTGCATTACAGAGAGGAGAAACACGTCTTCCCTAGAGGGTTCCTGTAGACCTAGGGAGGACCTTATCTGTGCGTGAAACACACCAGGCTGTGGGCCTCAAGGACTTGAAAGCATCCATGTGTGGACTCAAGTCCTTACCTCTTCCGGAGATGTAGCAAAACGCATGGAGTGTGTATTGTTCCCAGTGACACTTCAGAGAGCTGGTAGTTAGTAGCATGTTGAGCCAGGCCTGGGTCtgtgtctcttttctctttctccttagtCTTCTCATAGCATTAACTAATCTATTGGGTTCATTATTGGAATTAACCTGGTGCTGGATATTTTCAAATTGTATCTAGTGCAGCTGATTTTAACAATAACTACTGTGTTCCTGGCAATAGTGTGTTCTGATTAGAAATGACCAATATTAAACTAAGAAAAGATATGACTTTATTTTCTGGTAGATAGAAATAAATAGCTATATCCATGTACTGTAGTTTTTCTTCAACATCAATGTTCATTGTAATGTTACTGATCATGCATTGTTGAGGTGGTCTGAATGTTCTGACATTAACAGTTTTCCATGAAAacgttttattgtgtttttaatttatttattaagatgGATTctcagatatttatatttttattttatttttttctaccttgAGGTCTTTTGACATGTGGAAAGTGAATTTGAATGAAAAATTTAAGCATTGTTTGCTTATTGTTCCAAGACATTGTCAATAAAAGCATTTAAGTTGAATGCGACCAACCCTGTGCTCTTTTCATTCTGGAAGTGTTGTAAGTTTCTGAAAGGTATTAGTGGAGACCAGTTTGTCAAGAAGGGTGGCTGCTGGAGGGGGACACGCCCTCTGTCTGATCCCTTATCAGAGGACAAGGAAACTACAGAgctgattttagaatattttacaaatacattCCTTCCATTGGAATGCTAAGATTTTACTGCTTCTGGGGAGGGGAAACTGCTGTGTAGCAACTTTTGTGGGAACACATCTTTTCTGTTTCGGTACTCACAGGGGGAAATACTTACTTTGGTTGTGCTAATAATACATTTAGATGTTTTGATCTTAAGGGAACCCTTTAAGCAAACAGAACCTAGCTTTGTACaaactattttaactttttattccaCAAAATCATGTGGAGGGTTATTCCACGTCAAAGATGAGCAAATTGAAGAATGGTTAGAATAAACAACTTTCTTGATATTCCGTTATTGGCATTAGAATCTTCCTGCTCGTTATATCCAGCAGGCTGAAATGCCTCTTGatacttggttaaaaaaaatttttcaggcagggcacggtggctcatgcctgtaatcccagcactttgggaggccgaggcaggaggatcacctgaggtcgggagtttgagaccaagcctgaccaacatggagaaactaaaaatacaaaattagccagatgtggtggcacatgcctgtaatcctagctactcaagaggctgaggcaggagaatcacttgaaccaggaggcagaggttgcagtgaaccgagattgcaccattgcactccagcctgggcaacaagattgaaactctgtctaaagaaaaaaaaaaagttttcagtcCTTAACTCTAACATGTATACATGTTGTTGTACTCTTTTATTCTCGAAAGGAAAGGAGGGCTATTGCTCTAACCCTTATTAATAAATGCATTGTGGTTTCTGGTTTTTCTAATACCATATGCCCCTCATTCAGTTTATActaggggaaagagggagagaaaaagttGCTCAGAAATTGAAAGAGATCTCAAACAGCACAAATAATGGTTGATTGTTCTGTAAACAAAAAGTTACATAATAGCTCAAGAAGAAGTCAACATGACTCTGAACAAGCTTTAACTTAGAAATTTTATCGTCTTAAGGAAGAACGTGACCTTTGTCCGGGACATCTCTGGTAATGGGGCACTTACATGCATATGCACACGTACAAACCACAAGGAAAGGAAACTGCCCTTCTGCCCCTGCTCTCGAGTATCATGCAGGCACCATGCGCTAGATTTTCACACATGCTGGGTGGAAGAAGAGCTTCAGCGCCAGTCTTCTAATGCTTTGGTGATAATGAAAATCACTGGGGGCTTATGGGGTGTCACATTCAGTCGAGTTAAAAGTTTTAATTCAAAATGACAGTTTTACAATCAACCATTTTTTGTGCTGTTTGAGATCTCTTTCAATTTCTGAGCaactttttctctccctctttcccctagTATAAACCGAATGAAGGGCATATGGTATTAGAGAAACCAGAAATCACAATGCATTTATTAATAAGGGAGAGAGCAATAGCCCTCCTTTCCTTTCGCGAATAAGAGTACAACAACATGTATACATGTTAGAGTTAAGGACTGAGGTTGATGTTCTTGTCTGTGATATTTCTGCCCCTCCCATAAAAATGGACATTTAAAAGCAACTTGCTGCCCTTTAGATCACTCCTCTATCACACACCACTTGGGGTGCTGTGTCTGCTAGTCCTGCAATGACAGTGGCCTTACGCTCCCTGTTTGCTGTTTAAAGGGTAAATATTTTATAGCCTTTAAATATACCTAAACTAAATACAGAATTAATATAACTAACAAGCACCTGGTCTGAAATAACAAGACGATCTACCCTGTAAGGAGCCCAGctggtgggccaggcacagtggctcacacctgtaatcccagcatttcgggaggctgagacaggaggatcaattgagtacaggagtttgagaccagcctgggcaacatggcaaaacccagtgtgcttctgttgtcccagctacgctactcaggaggctgaggtgggaggatgacttgagcccgggaaggggaggttgcagtgagctgagactgcaccactgtactccagcctgagtgacacagcaaaatcctatctcaaaaaaaagaaaaaaacaaaaaaaaggaacccAGCTAGCTCCCTTAGGTGTGCAATAAGAACCaccaaagaaagaagaggaagaagatttCCCAGATGAAGAAGGGTAGCTGGACCTTCGGACATTGACCTGCTCCTGGGGACTTCAGTCATGGTCTCTGTCACCCCATGCTTACTCTAGAGGGTGAGCATCGCTTTCTCTTTGACAGTCTGGCCAAGGCCCAGACACAGACCCTTGCTCTAGCTTACCACACAGCCCAGTGGAGACCAGGCTGCTTCATCAAGATGACGTTAAAGGTCCAGAAAGAGGAAATCGGAAGCCATCCGATCCCCAGGGTTGACACCCCACCAAGCTTCCTGCTGACCACTTTCATGGGCTTCAGAGAAGTAACTCCTACCTCCTTTCTCCAGCTAAATGGCTCCTTCCAAATCCCCTTTAACTCACTCAGGATTGGACAACTCTCACGGACTATTAactctgggtttttgttgttgttgttgtttttttttttttttttttaggcagagtcttgctctgttgcacaggctggactgcagtgctgccatctcggctcactgcaacctctgcctcccggcttcaagcaattctcctgcctcagcctcctgagtagctggaattacaggcacctgccaccactcctggctaatttttgtatttttagtagagacagggtttcaccatgttggccaggctggcctggaacccccaacctcaagtgatccccccgccttggtccccaaagtgttgggattacagatgtgagccaccacacctggccttcaactttctt encodes:
- the FOS gene encoding LOW QUALITY PROTEIN: proto-oncogene c-Fos (The sequence of the model RefSeq protein was modified relative to this genomic sequence to represent the inferred CDS: inserted 1 base in 1 codon) — encoded protein: MMFSGFNADYEASSSRCSSASPAGDSLSYYHSPADSFSSMGSPVNAQDFCTDLAVSSANFIPTVTAISTSPDLQWLVQPALVSSVAPSQTRAPHPFGVPTPSAGAYSRAGIVKTMTGSRAQSTGRRGKVEQLSPEEEEKRRIRREXNKMAAAKCRNRRRELTDTLQAETDQLEDEKSALQTEIANLLKEKEKLEFILAAHRPACKIPDDLGFPEEMSVASLDLTGGLPEAATPESEEAFTLPLLNDPEPKPSVEPVKSISSMELKAEPFDDFLFPASSRPSGSETARSVPDMDLSGSFYAADWEPLHSGSLGMGPMATELEPLCTPVVTCTPSCTAYTSSFVFTYPEADSFPSCAAAHRKGSSSNEPSSDSLSSPTLLAL